A single Populus nigra chromosome 13, ddPopNigr1.1, whole genome shotgun sequence DNA region contains:
- the LOC133670868 gene encoding binding partner of ACD11 1-like, producing MYPGGYTAEVTSLSPKAEEKDVYEFFSHCGAIEHVEIIRSGEYACTAYVTFKDAYGLQTAILLSATTIVDQRVCITHWGTFVDEFDAWGSSSKDEGNTSSAGIPFNQFVSTPGEAVTVAQEVVKTMLSKGYILGKDAMVKAKAFDESHQVLATAAAKVSELSNRIGLTDKIYAGMETVKCVDEKYHVSEFTKSAASVTGTAAVSAATFTGKTAVAAANAVVNSTYFAKGALWVSGVLTQAAEAAADMGKKAST from the exons ATGTATCCCGGTGGTTACACTGCTGAGGTTACAAGCTTATCTCCTAAAGCAGAAGAGAAGGATGTGTACGAATTTTTTTCTCACTGTGGTGCTATTGAGCATGTTGAAATCATCAG ATCCGGTGAATATGCTTGTACCGCATACGTAACATTTAAAGATGCCTACGGTCTTCAAACTGCTATCCTGCTCAGTGCAA CCACCATTGTAGATCAACGTGTTTGCATAACTCACTGGGGAACGTTTGTGGATGAATTTGATGCTTGGGGAAGTTCATCAAAGGATGAAGGAAACACCAGCTCAGCG GGAATTCCCTTCAACCAGTTTGTTTCTACCCCTGGAGAAGCAGTAACTGTTGCTCAGGAAGTTGTTAAAACAATGTTATCCAAGGGATACATTTTGGGAAAAGATGCAATGGTCAAGGCCAAAGCTTTTGACGAATCTCATCAAGTCTTAGCTACCGCAGCTGCCAAGGTGTCTGAGCTAAGCAATAGAATTGGGCTCACTGACAAGATTTATGCAGGAATGGAAACTGTGAAATGCGTGGATGAGAAGTACCATGTTTCAGAATTCACCAAATCAGCGGCATCAGTTACTGGGACAGCAGCTGTTTCTGCAGCAACTTTTACAGGGAAAACAGCTGTAGCAGCTGCTAATGCTGTAGTCAACAGCACCTACTTTGCTAAGGGAGCTCTTTGGGTTTCAGGTGTTTTGACACAGGCAGCCGAAGCTGCAGCTGATATGGGCAAGAAGGCTAGCACATGA
- the LOC133670869 gene encoding binding partner of ACD11 1-like, producing the protein MYPGGYTAEVTSLSPKAEEKDVYEFFSHCGAMEHVEIIRSGEYACTAYVTFKDAYGLQTAILLSATTIVDQRVCITHWGTFVDEFDAWGSSSMDEGNTSSAGIPFGQFVSTPGEAVTVAQEVVKTMLSKGFILGKDAMVKAKAFDESHQVLATAAAKMSDLSNRIGLADKIFAGMETVKGVDEKYHVSEFTKSAANAVVNSPYFAKGALWVSGVLTQAAEAAADLGKKAST; encoded by the exons ATGTATCCCGGTGGTTACACTGCTGAGGTTACAAGCTTATCTCCTAAAGCAGAAGAGAAGGATGTGTACGAATTTTTTTCTCACTGTGGTGCTATGGAGCATGTTGAAATCATCAG ATCCGGTGAATATGCTTGTACCGCATACGTAACATTTAAAGATGCCTACGGTCTTCAAACTGCTATCCTGCTCAGTGCAA CCACCATTGTAGATCAACGTGTTTGCATAACACACTGGGGAACTTTTGTGGATGAATTTGATGCTTGGGGCAGTTCATCAATGGATGAAGGAAACACCAGCTCAGCG GGAATTCCCTTCGGCCAGTTTGTTTCTACCCCTGGAGAAGCAGTAACTGTTGCTCAGGAAGTTGTTAAAACAATGTTATCCAAGGGATTCATTTTGGGAAAAGATGCAATGGTCAAGGCCAAAGCCTTTGATGAATCTCATCAAGTCTTAGCTACCGCAGCTGCCAAGATGTCGGATCTAAGCAATAGAATCGGGCTCGCTGATAAGATTTTTGCAGGAATGGAAACTGTGAAGGGCGTGGATGAGAAGTACCATGTTTCAGAATTCACCAAATCAGCTGCTAATGCTGTAGTCAACAGCCCCTACTTTGCTAAGGGAGCTCTTTGGGTTTCAGGTGTTTTGACACAGGCAGCCGAAGCTGCAGCTGATTTGGGCAAGAAGGCTAGCACATGA